gatgtgagctactatgcctggGGTTCTTTGATCTTTCTCACCCTACACACATGTGCTATCCAAGGCAGTGGCCACTAGCCTCCTGTGGCTCACCAGCCCTGGTCCAAATTGAGACATGCTCCAAGTGGAAAATACAcacccaatttttttcttttcttttttttttttttagacaggatctcgctctgttacccaggttggagtgtagtggcacagctcactgcagcctcaaccttccaggttcaagtgatcctccaaccttggcctcccaagtaggtgggactacaggtatgtgccacatTGCcagctgctttttaaattttttgtagagatgaggtctcactttattgaccaggctggtctagaaattttgggctcaagtgatcctcccgccttggcctctcaaagtgctgggattgcaggcatgagccactccactTGGCCAGGATATATTATTAATACttaattttgggccaggcacggtggctcacacctgtaatcccagcacttcgggaggccaagatgggcagatcacttgaggtcaggagtttgagacaagcttggccaacatggtgaaaccccgtctctactaataatccaaaaatcagccaggcatggtggtgcacgcgtgtaatcccagctacttgggaggctgaggcagaagaatcgcttgaacccaggaggcagaagttgcagtgagccaagattgctccactgcactccagcctgggcgacagagtgagactctgtctcaaaaaaaaaaggaaaaaaacagaagaactGTGTGGCTGACATGCTCCAGCCCTAAGCTAATTTCAGACTGCCAGCCTCTGTCTTTCTGACCCTAGTTTCTGTCTCCCTAGGGGACTTCCTTTCTCGTGGATGTCCTCCTTGTCTGTCATGGCCTCACTGTCCCCTCTGTGTGACTGATATGCTCCAGATGCGGGTTGCAACTCCAGCTCCCTGCTCAGTACCTTCCTTCCACCCCAGCAGCAGGTCCAGACTGAACTTACCACCTCCTGCTCCAGAAccaatctgcctgcctcctttGCTAGTCGCCCCTTGCTGTCTACCCCATCCCCACTGCTACCCATGCTATGACTCCAGGACAATTGAAACAGCCTCCTTGCAAGGTCCTGTTGACCCCAGCTCACACCTCAACCCCAAAGACTCATGCCTGGCAGTCTTTCCAATCATGCCTGCATTGCCACATCACTCCCTGCCCCAAACCATCAGGGTCTCCCCTCTGCTGACTGAACACAGTGGGTGTCTCACCAAAATCTCATCCTGACCAATCTCTCCAACTACCTGTCCctctactcctttttttttttttttttttttttgagagagagtctcactgtgtcacccaggctggagtgcagtggcacgatttcagcttactgcaatctccatctcctgggttcaagagattctcctgcctcagcctcctgaatagctgggattacaggcatacaccaccacgcctggctattttttgtatttttagtaaagacaaggtttcatcgtattggccaggctggtctcgaactcctgacctcaagtgattcgcccgcctcggcctcccaaagtgcagggtttacaggcatgagccaccgtgcgcggcCTCTTCTCCCCAATTTGTAAaagtagagatgggtcttgctatgttcccctgctgggtcttgaactcctagcctcaagccatcctcccacttcagcctcccaaagtgctgggatgacaggtgcgggTCACTGTACTGGGCCCCTGCCCCCAATTTGTGTCCTGTTCACCTTTCTGGGAACATTCATTGACcgacatttctcaaaaataaatgttcgttgaatgaatgaatgaatgaatgaatgaagaggcAGGCAAAGTGGCGGGCGCTGTCTGGGTCTCCCCTGTCCCCCACAGTCAGTGCTAGGCCAGGTCCCCTTCCTCTCACCAGTGAGGCCAGGATGGAACCCCCAATCCAGGGGCTGAACTTGCGCTCCATGGTGCTGTTGCTGGCAATGAGTTTCAGTCGCATGCTCTGGGGGTAAAAAGGGGCTGGGGGAAGCAGACACCTAGGTTCTGGGAAGGGACAGGGCttggggggcagggggaagaCTTGGGAAGCCTCAGGGGCAGGGGTTCTGCTCTGGTGGACAGAACAGAAGGAAGGACATGGGAAGAATGGGGGACTCAGTCCTGGACAGCTGAGCCAGGATGGGCTTCTGGGGCACTGGGTCAGGGGTGGGCTCCTACCGGTGGGGTCTTCTGGGAAAGCTCTCGATTGAGCCTGTCAGTGAAGCCCTGCAGCAGTGTGTTCCCGCCGGTGACAATGACACTCCCATACAGGCCCTGAGAGCAGGAAGAAGGAGTGAGCCACGGGGGACAGCCCCCCAACCCTGCCTTCCCACTTCCCCTGGGCCCCTTTGCCCAGCCTCAGCTCCGGCCTGGCCTCACCGGGCGAATGTCAATGTCACACATGCCGATGCTGGTGGTCACCACGTGGCCCACACCCAACATGGTATTCCCCGACAGGCCCTGCAGAGAGAGGTGACTGGGGCTGTGggccctctcccccttcccccagtCCCTGCAATCCTTCCCAGCCTCCCCCACGCCCCAGGATCCAAGGACTGCAGCCAGCACCCACCCCAGTCCTTGCCACACAGCCAAACCTTGACGTTCGAGGGATCAAAGAGGCCCTCGGGGATGCGGAGTCGCTCGGCGCCATAGTCTGTGTTGTAGCCATTGGGCATCTCGTAGTGCACTGTGGGCATTTGTGCAGCCACCCTGCCCAGAAGGGAGCAGGACTCTGCCTGGGGTGCTCAAGAGGGATCAGTGGGTGGACAGCACCAGAGtcccccagcccaccccaggAGTCCCAGTTCTGCCCTTTCTCCCACCCCCCAGCCCTGAGCCACACTCACTGTTCATCGTAGGGGGAGTCTGAGACCTGCAGCACGGAGGCCTGGAAGTCCTGGATCACCTCCTGAAATCCCAGTGAGGGTGATGAGGGCCTGGGTTCCTCCTGAGCAACACCCCCCGCCCAGCTCCCCCTCCCTGCTCCACCTCCCATGCAAGGCCCCTGCCTCGCCCCCATTCACGGCAGGGGAGGGGGCTTCAGGGGACCCTCTCCAGAGGCTCACATTACACATGTAGTTATGCCAGGACTTGGAGACCTGGGGgagcttctccttcttcttccagTTTGGGGGGGCGCCCTCCCGGACAGGCTCCTGTGGGGACAAAGCGTAGGAACACCCTTTCTTAGCCCACCCTGACCCCTACCCCACCTTCCTGGCACTGTTCCCAGCTCTGCAGCTAACTGGCACTGGAGGCTCTGCTGTGCTGCCTGCAAGAGGGTTTCTCACCCTTTCCTGATGGACAGGAGAGAGAATGGGGCATGCCTCTCTCTCCGTGTGTGCCCTTCATGCAGTGGATACAGCTGACCTGGAGAACACCAGGAATACAGCAGTGACAGAATCTCCAGAGAATGGCCTCCTAGGGGGCCGCGATCCACGTGAGGGCACAGGACGGAGCTAAGCACACAGTGTCACTTCATACAGcaccctggctactgcctattaCCGTTccacttta
This Macaca mulatta isolate MMU2019108-1 chromosome 3, T2T-MMU8v2.0, whole genome shotgun sequence DNA region includes the following protein-coding sequences:
- the ACTL6B gene encoding actin-like protein 6B isoform X1 gives rise to the protein MSPLKNGMIEDWECFRAILDHTYSKHVKSEPNLHPVLMSEAPWNTRAKREKLTELMFEQYNIPAFFLCKTAVLTAFANGRSTGLVLDSGATHTTAIPVHDGYVLQQGIVKSPLAGDFISMQCRELFQEMAIDIIPPYMIAAKEPVREGAPPNWKKKEKLPQVSKSWHNYMCNEVIQDFQASVLQVSDSPYDEQVAAQMPTVHYEMPNGYNTDYGAERLRIPEGLFDPSNVKGLSGNTMLGVGHVVTTSIGMCDIDIRPGLYGSVIVTGGNTLLQGFTDRLNRELSQKTPPSMRLKLIASNSTMERKFSPWIGGSILASLGTFQQMWISKQEYEEGGKQCVERKCP